The Quercus lobata isolate SW786 chromosome 4, ValleyOak3.0 Primary Assembly, whole genome shotgun sequence genome segment ATTTACTATATTGTTATCTTGTTCTCTTCTAATTATTTACTTGGTCATATGCTCAGAAACAACCTTTTAGGTCTACAAGATTTTACAATGCTTCGCTCGAATATTTGACATTGAACACAACACGCATTTTTAGAAGAATCACAAAAATTAACATGTTAAGGAaacatgtttttctttttataaaaccAAGATCTTGTAGaccaaaaaggcaaaaaggTCTTCTTGATTTTAtccaaggggaaaaaaaaaccgggtttatctttttatctttcatATTTTAAGGTCCATGCTACTGATGAGCCACACATAAAGTTGGAATCTCTAGTTTTCTCAcgtattttaatatttttcttgcattttgctccgacttttacctttttttcACACTTTTGTACAAAGGAGCTGGTGGACCCCAGAAAGCACATGATTATTAATCTTTTCATACAATGtttttccttctaaaattatctTCGCTACACTTACATGAGGTGGAAATtgaatcatcatcatcatcattgtccaACTTCTATCAGAAAATGTTGTGATGCTTGTGTGGTAAGGGCCCATTTGATTCTAATTCTAGGCAGCCATTTCCAACAGCATTCCTCTATCTGGGCCAATACTTTCCATCTACCACTTCCATGTCTTCTGAAGGGAGACTGCCTTAGGTTGTGGGGAATGTGTACCCGTGTAATTGTTGTCCCCTTGCATTACAGCTAGTCTCATGTCGGTGTGAGAAATAATTGGAGGACTTAAGACAAAATGACTTATGAAttaaccttttctttcttgtgtggCTTAGGATTCTCTCAAGCAACTCGAAATGAattcattttttggtttagaTAAAATATGGGCAAAGATTGGGTCCCGTGTTCTTGTGTACTGGACTTGTCATGATTATAACATTTGTACACTTTTGGTTGCATATCATTATCTTGACGGGTCCATTAAATATGACAATTCTAAAAGTGTATCTAgtgttatattatttataaaataaaaccttAAGTGAAATGAACCCTAGTTTCGAATTGACATGCCATTGGGCTACAAAGCCCTTGGCAACTTAAGCTTATTACCTTTTTAGGCTAGAAACTTAGAAAGCGTATTGCCTTTTTAGGCTAGAAACTTAGAAAGTACTAATGATAATTCTTCCATTGTATGATGCCTTAAAGTGATTCTTTTAAATCTCTGTGATTACTTGGGCTTTTCTTGGGGTTCAGAACAGTTGGAAGTTGGAATCAGCACATGGGTGCCAATGTGTTGTCAGCTTGTAAGAGGTTACCGGCATGCCAATAAATGGGCCAATTCATCTATCGCATAAATTGGTTACATCTTCCATTCTAAATTATCTTTGAGAAGGCATATCTGCACAAGTTAATGTTTCTTATAGATAACTTTCATCTCATCTTGCATACTTTACACGTGAACATGTTAATGTTTCTATATTTAGTAGACAATGTTATAAGTTCGTTTCTCTAAGTTAATATCTTGACATGTAAGAATCAGTTGGAAAATGTAGAGCAGTGGCAGAGCAAGAATTACACTCCAGGGGCCATATGTGCAACATATTTCAATTAAAACTAATTCAAGGgaaaagattaaataaattaataattataaaaatttaattgttcagtaaaaatatttagtacATCTAATATCTATTAATCTTTTCATGCTAATAAAGTTTGATTGAATTTTGGTACTATCTACAATTTTGCTTAGGGTATATCATGTCTTTAGCTAATTACACTCAATATACCTACAattagaaaaatgaataaaactaAATGTAAAGTTATGACTAACCTAATTTTGTGTTACTCtttgttcatttttcaaattgttaggcttctttttctttagccTTTTGAAATCTCAACAATATAATGGCCTCTTTACTTATACAAATAGatttatttaaagaataaaagcaACAACGCAATTGATAAAAAGTAGTTTACTTGATCATCTTGATATATGACCTGCTAATAAGGTGGAATAGGAATTAATTCTTAGGCTTCTTAACCTATTCTCTCTTATAATCTAGCTGGCTAAAATTCTGAATTTTCAAGCAAGAGCAATTCTTGTTATAAAAGTACCATCACACCTCAAGTTGTTCTAAACAGCCAGACCTCTGCATCATGAACTATGCATTGCATGTTCCTCTTCCAACTGTTTTAATTAATCAAAGGGTCTAATGATGCATATGTAATTCAGCCAAAGCAGCTACACTAAGAAATTAAGAAAGTATgattcattttattaatttcttgcTCATATTTGATGCTACAGGATTCCACCAGTGCAGATGGGGTTACCATAACCTATCTGTAGTTGAAGACGTTGTTGAGAACTACCAAAAGGCTAAAATCCCACTTGATGTGATTTGGAATGATGATGATCACACGGATGGGAAAAAGGACTTCACCCTCAACCCCAAAAATTACCCTCGTCCAAAGCTTTTGGCATTCTTAGACAAAATACATAGCATTGGTATGAAATATGTTGTCATTATTGATCCTGGAATTGCTGTTAACTCCAGTTACGGAGTATATCAAAGGGGCATTGCCGATGATGTTTTCATCAAGTATGAGGGTGAACCCTACTTAGCTCAAGTTTGGCCAGGGGCTGTAAACTTCCCTGACTTCCTAAACCCAAAAACCGTGTCATGGTGGGGTGATGAAATCCGCCGCTTTCACGAGCTTGTCCCTGTTGATGGTTTATGGATTGACATGAACGAAGCTTCAAATTTCTGTTCTGGGAAGTGCAAAATCCCAAAGGGCAAGCAGTGTCCCACTGGGACAGGACCTGGCTGGGTATGCTGCTTGGACTGCAAGAACATTACCAAGACAAGATGGGATGATCCTCCTTACAAGATAAATGCTTCAGGTTTGCAGGCACCTGTAGGGTTCAAAACAATAGCGACTAGTGCAGTTCACTACAATGGCGTTTTGGAGTATGATGCTCACAGTCTCTATGGTTTCTCTCAATCCATTGCAACTCACAAAGGCCTTCAAGGACTCGAGGGTAAGCGTCCATTTATATTATCTCGCTCGACTTATGTTGGTTCAGGCCACTATGCTGCCCATTGGACTGGAGATAACCAAGGCACTTGGGAGAATTTGAGGTACTCAATTTCCACAATGCTCAATTTTGGTATATTTGGGGTGCCAATGGTTGGATCAGATATTTGTGGGTTTTATCCACAACCAACAGAAGAGCTTTGCAATCGTTGGATTGAAGTTGGTGCTTTCTACCCGTTCTCAAGGGATCATGCAAACTACTACTCCCCAAGACAGGAGCTTTATCAATGGGAATCAGTAGCTGAGTCTGCCAGAAATGCTTTGGGCATGAGGTATAAGCTCCTGCCTTATCTGTACACCTTGAACTACGAAGCTCATATTAGTGGAGCCCCAATTGCCAGGCCACTTTTCTTCTCATTCCCAACTTACACTGAGGTTTATGGGCTGAGCACCCAATTCTTGCTAGGGAGCAGTCTCATGGTATCTCCAGTTCTTGAGCAGGGAAAATCAGAGGTTACAGCTCTGTTTCCCCCAGGTTCTTGGTACAGTTTGTTTGATATGACGCAGACTATCACATCAAAAGACGGGATCAATGTTACCCTTGATGCGCCTTTGCATGTGGTTAATGtgcatttatatcaaaataccaTTTTACCAATGCAGCAGGGTGGAATGATTTCAAAGGAAGCTAGAAAGACACCTTTCAGCCTCATAGTGACCTTCCCAGCAGGGGTGCCTGATGGGGAAGCAAAAGGGAACCTTTTCATTGATGATGATGAGTTGCCAGAAATGAAACTTGGAAATGGGTATTCCACATATATTGATTTTTATGCAACAATTAATAAGGGAACTGTGAAGGTGTGGTCAGAAGTCCAGGAGGGCAAGTTTGCTTTAGCTCAGGGTTTGTACATTGAGAAGGTTACGGTGTTGGGACTGGATGGAAGTGGTCAGGCATCTGCACTTGAGGTTGATGGAAAACCGGTGACGGGTGCTTCGAACATAGAGTTAAGCACAACCAAGCAAAACGTGTTGGAGGAACAGGAAGATGGTGGAAATAAGGTGAAGACATTGATGGTAGAGATCAAGGGTTTGTCATTTGCTGTAGGAAAGAACTTTGCCATTACCTGGAATATGGGGATCAAAAGTTGAGGATTAAGAGGATAGGAGGTTCTTAATTGCCTCTGTTTCCAactacttatttattattttccattattctctttgttgttgttgatgctTTTTTATATCTAAAATGGATTTTGGTTAGTAAGCCTAATGAAACTGATGGGCagtttttcctatatatatagatttctgAATGTTGTTTGCTGCAGAAGTGATTagattttgaaaacatttttctcaTTATGGACCTCGAATTTACTGGATGAGCTCTCAATGCTTTGGGAAAGATAGTCCTTAGTGAAAAGATTATGGTGTGCACTAGGTCTACTGTGATTGCCTCAGTTGGGTAAACTGGCCATTGCAAATTATTTTCCTTAGGGTCCGAGCTGTTGTAGTATGCATCTCATATTTGCCTTAGGACCAGAGCTGTAACAGGATCCTGTTGCTACTTTGCAGTACTAAAAGCAGGTACCagtaggtttttatttatttatttatttatttttaatgctaTCTCAATGATGGTAGATATATTTGAAGGTTTATTGCTGATATATAgtggctaattaatttttaaaaccattacAAAGCTGATCATTGTATGTAAAGTGGTAATCAATTGCTGAGATTCTTTCGAGTCCCTAGACTTtggaaaacttgaatttaatttgttGACTCTGCATATAAGATCCATGTGAGTCACggtttcagaaatttttttgtcatgTATACATTACATTTGGGGCCCAGGACATCTAAGGTTTTTCCCCAATCATCACTTTGACAACTCTTCTAGCACCTTtcatgaattaaaattttgcctTTGTCTGTCCATGTAATGATGTCAGCAATAGCCACTTAATTAGCCTTGATTACCTCAGTTATCTATGTATGAAATCTATCAGTGTCCTACCAACAGGCTCAAAGTAAATGTTGAGGCATCCTCATTTTCATCTAACCAGCGAGGAGCTATAAAACGAAAGATTTGCCACTTTTAGAGTACTGCAGACAAGCCAGTCATGCTTGGAGTACCGCTTATTTGATGTAACATCGTCATTCGaactttttgttttaaagaaacaaatttataattttctttttcattataatACTGAGTTTTGTGGATAGGGTTGTGATAACGGGCACCTTTACTGTGCCCGTTAACACCCAGTTTTATGTCAGTATTTTTGCCAGCTTTATAGGCAGTGGGTCAGCTTTATACCGTGTCCTTTTTCTCCTGTTTatccaatttttatattaagtGGAACCCACAGAGTAGTTCTGTTTTATGAATACCTGATGCAAGATAAATGAATTTCACTAGTTAAAACTATATGATCAATAAACAAACTTATAGGAGAAAACATTGGCAAACTTCATGTCAATTagattataattttatagtGTAAAAGTAGCATCTCTATGTTGTAGACTTAAATTTTGCTCGGCACCATATTTTCTCTATATGCTCAGCACCATTTGTTGTAGACCTGAAAATCTTGGCCTTTTAGCAAGAAGTTTTTGATCTGTTATGTTAGTTGGCATATTATTGATTTCTAATACATTTTCTTCACTTTTAGATGGATAGTCAAGCCAGTCATTAGCCAAAGCAGGAACGTTTAAGGGCAAGCTGGATGCCATCCATGGACAAGATATTTGTGGACTTGGTTGTTAAGCACATACAACTTTGTGAAAGagaaaattacttttatttgtTATCAATTATTAGTTGTTGGAAAAATGTAGCTACAGTGGTATAGATTCTAATGTGATATTATAGCTAGTTTTCTTATATCTAATGCCATTAGCGCATTGGTTGGCTTCACGGTATGTGCATTATCCACTTGTTGGGGATAGTTTTCAATAGGTTCCTGCAGTTAAATAACAAATGTTCCATTAACAAGTTGATAGAGTTATTTTTCATGAGCATCACAATACTTAAGGCATCCAGTTTAGCAATTAAATTATTCAATCCAAGCTCTTTAGAAAGAATTAAACCATCCCTTAAGGCTCACAGCTCTGCCATAAAGCTGTTGGTGTTGTTGAGCGCTCTAGCATATCCTCTTATTGTCCTCCCCTTGCCTTCTGAAGGTTCCCTAAGGCCGAACCATCTATGTTTAACTTCACCCATCCCTCTGGTAGTTTTTTCCAAGATACCGGGACAATAGTTTTGGAGCTATGAACCTTTGCCTTCACAGCAATGGAGAAGTACTCTGCGCTGCTTTAATgcaactcttgaaaaacttttgaTCGGCAACTCCTGTTCTAAAAATAAAGTTGTTTCGGTGCAGCCATAAATGCCAAACTCCTATTGGGAATAGAATCTTCCATGGTATGCctagaaaatttgaattaactCTAGCTTTACAGCTGGTCTTGAGCCAGTCCCCAACCGTTTGGTTAAAAGGATCCCTTAGGCAGTAAGGAAATCTTAGATTTTGGTAGAACCTTTGAGCTATCTTGTAGCCCCTGAGGAGGTGATGAATGGACTCATTATTTTTGTGACACATAGTACATATTGGATTGAGATTTAAACCTCTTGAACTCGAACTACCCTAGTAGGTATACTGTTGTGCATGCATAGCCAGAGAAAGAATTGGACACAAGGAGGGACTTCAGTCTTCTATACCCATGTCATTGACATGGTATCCGGGTTCAAGGGGTTTGAACCCCTTGCCAGAAGATAAGCTGACTTTAGGGAGAGAGCCATCAATAGAGTATACCCAAGTGAGAGAATCCTCAGAGTCTTGATTGTAAGAGAATAGAGTGCTTTAATAGCATTGAGAATATGATTCAGCAATACAAAGGAGACGTTTTGGGGATCTAGGATCTAAGGCCTTGTTTGGGTGTAAAAATATCATTACTCATTACTCATCATTCAAATATCATCACTTATCACTAATTACTCATCACCCTATAACTCATTTCCTATCACTCAAAAACCCCCAAATATCACCTAAGCCTGGTTTGGCACCTAAACCTGATTATGTTTTCAaatccaaaaactcaaaaatgtgGGACCCACACTCTGACCTATGCTACCATTGCTCCAGAACCCCTACCTGTCCCCTCCTCACCCCATTtaccccaaaacccaaatttaCCAAACCTTCCTCTTCACTTTCCTTTTGCGCCTCAACACCTCTAATGTCCTCTATTCAATCCTCACCCAATTGCGCCGATGCTACCGATGATGGATGGGCTTTCTTCCTCCTTCCTTGTCCCTAAAACTAAACCCACAACCTACGTTTGTACCTCCTTCCTCCGTCCTAGGCACCCATTCGTGTTTGTTCAAGGAAGAGAGAGTGGTGGATCTACCTTAGGGTTTctaaaactttgaaaaaaatgcTCGAAGGTTAACTTGTGAATCTTGCCGTCATCCTTCTCATTGGTTTGAGCTATGGTTGCTGTGGGTTGAAGCAGGTCAGATGGCTTGCTAGACATGGCTGGGTTGAGGGGATTTATGTGAAGATGGGGCTGTGTTGAGGAATGGATGTGGTTGTGCAGAGGAAGTGATGTGGTTGTAGGTGTGAACTGCAATATTTGTCATTAGAGCCGTTGGTGGGAAGTACGAAAAGGAGAGCCCAATTTGACTCCTCTTTGATCATGGGCCCAAATGATGTGTGTATTTACGAAAATGCCACCGTTACTCTATTTTTGTAActcaaaaacacctaaaacttttgtgtgtgtgtgtgtgtgtgtgtttttttttttttttttttttttttttttttgtgttgtttgtgttttttgttttgtttgttttgttttgtttttttttttttttttgtttgtttgtttttagtaaCTCATCACCTAGCTTTGTGCGAACTGAGTGATGGAAATAATATCCcaaaactcatccaaacaagCTTCTTCTTCGTGGGACCCACTTATTTTgggtgatgagtgatggaaacccacaaatccaaacaacccctaAGCTTCACAATTTTCAAACTCGGATGCTTGATCAAGTAATCTATCTAAACATAGATAGAACTATTAAGGGGTTGAGGGGGCCCATGGCCCCCCCTCCCCtgcacataattttttttaaaatagtaatagtaatagtatatatatatatatatctatatatataaaatgaatattttaacaatttatattGGAGAGTATACCGAAGTGTATcatcatttctatatgactcatgTGCATATTCTTAGGGAGAAATTCTACCTTGTGCACATTCATAAGGAGAGAAAGCCATAGgagagatgcatataccaagggggagaagacattgttttttttagaaaaccttgttttgtcttgttttactttatgcttgttttctcgttactttatggtgctttgagttactTTTAGTATCTATACTTTGTTGCTCTCATCGCATCGTGTTTATGTGTTGTATTCGTATGCCATTGTGCTTTATTGATTGCATGtttggatgatcatttgctttgctatatgatcattgtaCTCATTTTCATATGACTGTCATGTGTTTGATTAAGttgctcatatgtttcacatcatgtttacttgatcgcattttacttgttacattttACTTGTCtttttatcacttgatttaccttgagggtctaatgcgttttgtgcaagtgtttcaagtTACAAGTATTTTGTTCTAAGTTCATCACAGGTTTTaaatttaggtgtgagtgagttttgccactatttccaaactcacgtttaagtttAGAGTTTgttatagggtgttttgtcacggaataaccAAAAGAGGAGATTGTTAAGTTGTGATTTACAGCTATtttatgttggttttattctatgacaaaaagtgttgtattttttttaattttattcattgtattttgtgaaattttattgtattgggtttagtattaagttggtgaagaatcgagCATGTATTAGATGAACAAGTGGATTTTGCGAGTATCTCGCTAGAAGCTAACCTACGAAAGAGTtacatgagaagcacatgctgaaAGCTGAAGAGTTGTGCCAGGCTGTAagtttcgcgagtgtctcgtgAGAAGAGCTAACCCGAGAGATACCCACGAAACATTCTGTCTAgaggatttttaagtgtgactttcttacccttcacctatactatatatacccttattacccaTAAAAGTATGAgaggccattcagagagaaaaatcctagataggttttctacaatacacacacccatcttttagagagagagagagctactcatccttagtgagaaatcattctaACTTCTCATTCCTTCTCctattgtcataccttgagaggagatttgtacccaagtacaacccacacctatttagagtgtagaaaatgttttggagcttgggaagtttTGGGGATTTACCAAAAGAAGCCAGTGAGTTTTGGCAGATGCAATTAagcgtattgcgggatccggaaagctagagaagacataACTCCAAGAAGTCTGTTGGTAGcagaagcttggaaggcttaagTACATTAGGTAGACTAGGATTGAAGAgccttttgttatttgtgtactccaattttattctctagtggattgttttcgacttggagggtcctagagaggtttttcgtcgagttctttggtttcctcttcgataacacatcttggtattatcttgtgtttgcatctctcttcccttacttttgtgctttacttttattctttgttgttcatgtttatgcactagagtagttatCAGTTTATTGCGCTTCATTTATGcttgttccgcacttagataagttagattaaaagcaatctagccataattataaaattggggtctaaacaagctttTGTGTATTCACACATATTCGAGCTTTTAATTGGTATCCGAGCGGGTACACTTATTTTGGTTTC includes the following:
- the LOC115983897 gene encoding alpha-xylosidase 1-like: MVSPTPPPLLTLSSLLLLVLLLCSSSVVNSSSKSNPPTKIGQGYRLISIEETPDGGLVGHLIVIKNNNVYGPDIPHLQLFVKHETQDRLRVHITDAQRQRWEVPYSLLPRDQPPPLRQTIGRSRKSPITVSEYTGSELIFSYTSDPFGFAVKRKSNGQTLFNSSSDKSDPFGNLVFKDQYLEISTKLPGDASLYGLGENTQPHGIKLYPNDPYTLYTTDISAINLNADLYGSHPVYMDLRNVGGRPYAHSVLLLNSNGMDVFYRGTSLTYKVIGGVFDFYFFAGPTPLGVVDQYTSFIGRPAPMPYWSLGFHQCRWGYHNLSVVEDVVENYQKAKIPLDVIWNDDDHTDGKKDFTLNPKNYPRPKLLAFLDKIHSIGMKYVVIIDPGIAVNSSYGVYQRGIADDVFIKYEGEPYLAQVWPGAVNFPDFLNPKTVSWWGDEIRRFHELVPVDGLWIDMNEASNFCSGKCKIPKGKQCPTGTGPGWVCCLDCKNITKTRWDDPPYKINASGLQAPVGFKTIATSAVHYNGVLEYDAHSLYGFSQSIATHKGLQGLEGKRPFILSRSTYVGSGHYAAHWTGDNQGTWENLRYSISTMLNFGIFGVPMVGSDICGFYPQPTEELCNRWIEVGAFYPFSRDHANYYSPRQELYQWESVAESARNALGMRYKLLPYLYTLNYEAHISGAPIARPLFFSFPTYTEVYGLSTQFLLGSSLMVSPVLEQGKSEVTALFPPGSWYSLFDMTQTITSKDGINVTLDAPLHVVNVHLYQNTILPMQQGGMISKEARKTPFSLIVTFPAGVPDGEAKGNLFIDDDELPEMKLGNGYSTYIDFYATINKGTVKVWSEVQEGKFALAQGLYIEKVTVLGLDGSGQASALEVDGKPVTGASNIELSTTKQNVLEEQEDGGNKVKTLMVEIKGLSFAVGKNFAITWNMGIKS